The proteins below are encoded in one region of Elgaria multicarinata webbii isolate HBS135686 ecotype San Diego chromosome 8, rElgMul1.1.pri, whole genome shotgun sequence:
- the TIPARP gene encoding protein mono-ADP-ribosyltransferase TIPARP: METELEPPCAIQQAHCQEMECSAPSEVFPPPMRIPEKMPPVKPCFKKKQQMQKRLDTEALRALRPIFTSLLGTGTLDEIFVPRGQNAGHGNLCEPVAKKDLGDAAPCPPPNDSVSVLIPGTPGAQGQISEGSPEREAQPGEQSFPSATSPTNEPFQDHSLHAASNTAAAAFLSCPGKILEGCPPGALPDNNSCLVQCNVNPSEKFGAGLFQNKSEEASLDLVFELLNQLQYHTHQKDRIDICVNFLQGVCIYGSDCPKHHTVLPYHWQVRRTATQMWQSVNTDSQEHLERLYCNPDNDKVKVRYCGHDFLVDLNTLTFYDTTEFDQLRRLSTPVCTSANSNYYTIWKYFCRDHFGWREYSEPVVRLIEEANCRGLAEVRFVTWHNRYILNIKDGFQQNACVRREIKRRPLFRSCVILMPFLQTLGGSPTAPTTESIASQVLSPTSVTSPNFYPETWINMDPAQDFIQVPVSKEDKSYRTIYNLFHKTVPETKYRILKILRVQNQFLWEKYKRKKEYMSKKMTGLDRITNERHLFHGTSEDVVDGICKHNFDPRVCGKHATMFGQGSYFARKASYSHNFSKRSPKGIHYMFLAKVLTGKYTVGNHTMRRPPPVNPTSITSDLYDSCVDNYFEPQIFVIFNDDQSYPYFVIQYEEVSNTVLI, from the exons ATGGAAACTGAGCTGGAACCTCCGTGTGCCATTCAACAGGCCCACTGCCAGGAAATGGAGTGCTCTGCCCCTTCGGAGGTCTTCCCTCCCCCGATGAGGATTCCTGAAAAGATGCCACCAGTCAAGCCTTGCTTTaagaagaagcagcagatgcAGAAAAGGTTGGATACAGAAGCGCTCCGGGCTTTGCGTCCCATCTTTACCAGTTTGCTTGGCACGGGCACCTTGGATGAGATCTTTGTGCCCAGGGGACAGAATGCCGGCCATGGTAACTTGTGCGAACCTGTTGCAAAGAAGGACTTGGGGGACGCGGCTCCGTGCCCACCCCCGAATGACAGTGTGTCGGTGTTGATTCCAGGAACGCCAGGTGCTCAGGGGCAAATATCCGAGGGTTCTCCGGAAAGGGAGGCCCAGCCTGGGGAGCAGAGCTTCCCCTCTGCTACCTCTCCAACAAATGAGCCATTCCAGGACCACTCCTTGCATGCTGcctccaatactgctgctgctgcctttcttTCGTGCCCTGGCAAGATACTTGAAGGTTGCCCTCCTGGGGCACTCCCGGACAATAATAGCTGCCTGGTCCAGTGCAACGTGAACCCGAGTGAGAAGTTTGGAGCTGGGCTTTTCCAGAACAAAAGTGAGGAAGCTTCTCTGGATCTCGTGTTTGAACTTTTGAACCAGCTGCAGTATCACACCCACCAGAAGGACAGAATTGACATCTGTGTGAATTTCCTACAGGGTGTGTGCATCTATGGCAGCGATTGCCCCAAGCATCACACGGTCCTGCCGTATCACTGGCAGGTCAGGAGGACAGCTACCCAGATGTGGCAGAGCGTGAACACCGACTCACAGGAGCATTTGGAAAGACTCTACTGCAATCCGGACAATGACAAGGTCAAAGTCAGATATTG TGGTCACGATTTTTTAGTAGACTTGAATACTTTGACGTTTTACGACACAACGGAATTCGACCAGTTGAGGAGGCTGTCTACACCTGTGTGCACAAGTGCCAACTCCAACTACTACACAATCTGGAAATACTTCTGCAGGGACCACTTTGGCTGGAGAGAATACTCGGag CCTGTTGTACGATTGATAGAAGAAGCCAACTGTCGAGGTCTGGCAGAAGTTCGATTTGTTACATGGCACAACCGTTATATCTTGAACATTAAAGATGGCTTCCAGCAAAATGCATGCGTTCGAAGAGAAATAAAGAGAAGACCACTCTTCCGCTCCTGTGTGATCCTCATGCCATTCTTGCA GACTCTTGGCGGCAGTCCCACGGCGCCGACGACCGAGTCCATCGCCTCGCAGGTCTTATCCCCGACTTCTGTTACCTCTCCAAACTTCTATCCTGAAACTTGGATTAACATGGATCCGGCTCAGGACTTCATTCAAGTGCCTGTTTCAAAGGAAGACAAAAGCTACCGAACCATTTATAATCTCTTCCATAAGACTGTGCCAGAGACCAAATACCGGATTTTGAAAATACTGCGAGTTCAAAACCAGTTTTTGTGGGAGAAATACAAGag AAAAAAGGAATACATGTCTAAAAAAATGACAGGACTAGACAGAATCACGAATGAAAGACACTTGTTTCACGGGACCTCGGAGGACGTCGTGGATGGGATCTGCAAGCACAACTTTGACCCTCGGGTGTGCGGGAAACATGCCACCATGTTCGGGCAAGGCAGCTACTTTGCCCGCAAAGCCAGCTACTCGCATAACTTCTCCAAGCGCTCGCCCAAAGGGATCCATTACATGTTCCTGGCTAAAGTACTGACGGGAAAGTACACGGTGGGCAACCACACCATGAGGAGGCCTCCCCCAGTGAATCCCACTAGCATCACCAGTGACCTCTACGACTCCTGTGTGGACAACTACTTTGAGCCCCAGATCTTTGTCATCTTTAACGACGACCAGAGCTATCCCTATTTTGTTATCCAGTATGAAGAAGTTAGCAACACTGTCTTGATCTGA